tgttattacgaAGCAGTGATCCTCAGGGTTTTGCACTTTTGGATAATTGTAATTTAGACGGTAAAACAAATCTTAAACAACGACAAGTTGTTAAAGGATTTTTAGATATTCAAGATACATTTCAACCATCAAAATTTCGCTCAGTTGTTGAAGTTGATCAATCAAGCACAAAAATTTACaggtaataatatcaataaatattttttataaattaaatattattgaaattttaaattatttatcaaaaggtTTTATGGAGCTGTTGTACATCCAAATGGTACCAGAGTACCAGTGacaactgaaaatattttattacgtgaatgtttattaaaaaatacggATTTCATCGAGGGAATTGTTGTTTATGCTGGTCACGAAACAAAAGCTATGCTAAACAATGGTGGTCCACGTTATAAAGTAAGTTATTATTGttagttattttttgttggcttggaaaaaaaataaaactaatgatattttgataatttattttacagcgTTCAAGATTAGAACGACAAATGAATCTTGATATAATATGGTGTGTTTTGATACTAATTGTATTGTGTATTGTTGGAGCTGTTGGTTGTAAATTATGGCtatcaacatttaaaacaaCTACCTCTGAGCCTTTTTCGTCAGATTTTAGTAATTCAAATTACGAGGgtatattaacatttttaacatttgttataATACTTCAAGTTATGATACCACTTAGTTTATATGTTACAATGGAAATGGCTAAAGTTGGACAAGTTTATCATATTGGTCATGATACTGAACTTCATGATCCTGAAACTGGACGTAAAGCTGAATGTCGAGCTTTAAATATCACTGAAGAATTGGGTCAggtaaattgatatataaatataaactttaaatggtaatgttaatttattaataaaggacaatttatttcattatataaaaaaataattgtatttttattattctgttGAATTATCTAGATACAATATGTATTCTCAGACAAAACTGGAACATtgacagaaaataaaatgatatttcgAAGGTGTATTGTTGGTGGTCAAGATTACACAGCCACATCGTGACATCATGAATTCAAGCGGGAAAAATCGACACTGTTGTGCCACAATATGCACGCAAAGAGAAGGAGAAGGAGAACGATTATGGCTGAAAAATAGTTATAGTTgaataagtatataaaaaattttatttaattttttttttttttttttattcttctgaGGGGAGAGGGACTTTGAGAATTGTGCAACGTGATATGTTATATCAGTTGTCATCaacaaattgataaagaatttcttcaataaaatgttcgtaaaaaatatacatcattaataatattattttttattttacagtttcAAGACCAAGTACCAAGTCAGGACTATAGTTGGCTTTGATGGTCCAGCAACGAAAATTCGTATTTACTTTTCTTTAATGTCATCGAGTGCTGATGattaagtaaattattatttttgtttctttgaatatttaaataatataagtacctatatgttttttctttttggataatttattataataaaacgattttcatattattttattggttttattactgatttataattatagtattaaatattattcgaTTAATGATCATTTCTAccgataatataaataacttgAAATGTTAATaggtaaatcaaaatttatattaccaTGATTGGAGattgaaattaaaacatataaatatacaaccgTTTATTGTGATctaaaattaatgacaaataatcCTAGATTGTGTTGGGACCAAGTAGAACTGTTGAATCTTACACAACGAAAAGCAACTTACAATTTCCAACATAAATTCTCAATACATTCAATTATAAGCTGCTTTTTCAAGTATTGGTCCAATTTCGATTGAACACACTTATGCTacagaatgtaaaaaaaaattatttaattttcaatttagaaaaatttcgtATTATTAAAACGACAAGCCCAAGATCTAAAtcgagaaaatttataataataataaaattttaataaataaattatatactaaTGTTAaactttaacaaaataaaaactatttttatgaaaatggaTCATAAAAATGGAttaaaataatgcaaaaaaaattacatttttcattcaacacaatgatgacaatgataataaaaagtgaaaaacGAACAACttgagttaaataaaattctataaaaatataatcttaaaaaacaaacaattttttcaaattatttttgtatttttccataatttttattattattttgtcaatcGATTGAGTATAGATGTCTTGGGATGCTAGAATGCCTAGACCAAGTGAGTggatcattaaaaataataaaaataaatgtgtcaATTGAAAGGACACTTGtgatgacaatgaaaaaaatattgcaggATTCTCAGTCAGTGGAAAAAATCGTGGCAATAAGACACAAGTAACCATGACGAAGCCAATAACATCAGATATTTATCAAGGATTATTTCCAATTTATCATTTGAGCAAAGGTCTAGGACTTTTACCAGTCAGATTTTTATCACAAGCATTTGGAAAATACATTGGTCGTATTTATACAATTGACATTATTTACGggtaagaataaaaattaatttaactaaaaaaaataataattaattattttgttttgtctttttttaatatagtgtTTGtctgctattattatttattggagCTGAGATATATGGTCTTCACAGAGACCTGAGAGATGGTTGGGTCAACAGTACAAGATTAAAACATCAAACTGCATTAAATGTTACAATTGGTGATGTTTTTGCTGTTGCATTATTGGCAGCTGTTGGTGTACTTGGTGCACCATTTAGATGgaaatatatacaagaaaTTATGACACGTCTCAGTGAAGTAAGTATCATAAtattctctctctttttttgatcaaataataaatttaaaaatacaaaattttaggCTGATGAAAAATTGAGTTATATAACaccaagaaaaacaaaaaaatttgcaataatATTAACAGCTTGTGCTTTGtcgtatttaatatttatatcatgTCTTGATGTATATTCTTGGGATcgacaaacaaaattaaaaagaaaaatgccTGATAAAGGACCAATTAATTATtcaccaatatattttttatatattcaagcGATGATGATTGAAATACAATATACAGTTGCaacttataatttaaatgaacgTTTTTTAAggcttaataaaaatttagagagTCTATTaaaatacagtaaaaaaatgatgaaaacaaattttcatttgataagaGAAACAAGAGAACAAAGTAAATTAGCTGGGTACTTGAGATCAGATAATGAAACAAGGAATGTTGGAAGAGCTATtagaacaacaaaaatatctgATTGGATAACTAGTGATGGAGatggtaattatattttttgaattttaataataaattattaataaaaataataatatttttgttttgtataaaTAGAAACTCGTGATATGGTTGAATCAATATCACAATTAATAACAGTTCATTCATCATTGTGTGACAcgaatatattgataaacaaagCATTTGGTTTACCAATTCTTCAAGTGTACAATTACTTTGGTGTGCTCTTCATGTATTTAGAATGTTAATGGTTGTTCAACCATGCtatgcaacaacaacaaattcaaaaaaaaacagcaattcTTGTTAGTCAATTATTAAGTACAACATGGGATTCAGAAATTTGTAaacaacttgaatatttttcacttcAATTAATACACAGACCATTTTATAATCTATATTAATTCCACAACGATTTggcaatattttctataataaaattgtggttttaatgttttttccATACCCGATCATGTTGTAataagttgataattttttttattaataaaattatgataataaggCTGAATTAGatctttaataaatttcaatcgTATAAATTTGTTAAGTTTTATATGTAGaagaacaaattaatattatatgaattttttggtttatttataaattaaagtaatttttcaagtttaatatATCAGTCGAAAAAATAtggactatattttttttcgtttttttaaattttagtattttaaatcTTCCATTtatgaagttgaaaaaaattgtttaaatattaaatagccTAGTCATTTTGCTCACTTATCAGgccaaatgatttataatgaattttgtaAATGTATATCTAAGAGAAAgattaaactaaatatattgatttgtaGTCTACATGAATTTCTTTACAATATTACCCATTtgttaatagttttttaaattattatgggaattaaataaattagtaatttttataaaaatctcgAGAGCtgtataatgttttatttagtGTTGaaaatagctaaggaaaagacgtagccaagaaaaaataaatagtactTTCCATTAATTTCTTTGCTTAATttcttcaaattaattattaatttttataaaaatcctgAGAGCTGTATACTTAATGCTCTATTTAGcgtttgtcagagtatgtttgtattgtgcgcattgtaaaaaaaaagcgatacaagtcgcgcacgttaccgtggtactactagcgcccctcaattatAAAACTCCATGCTtgttacatatataatatatttcagtGTACTACTATAGCTTGTATATACGTTGTCTGTACGAGATTTATTTATCTGTCGGGTGCTTACGGGCTTCCGgtcttattatattttattctgcTGTCAATCTGTCATTTTTGGTCATTCTGATTGATAACTCTGactaaaatagtaaaaatggATTTTCGTCGTTTTCGTCTCCCAAATAATTTTGGTAGGACCTCGTTAATAATCGGTGGGATATGTGGGATGTACGCTCTAATAAGATGGGACGTGGATACCTACatgaaaaagtaattattgattttttttttataattaaaaaatgtgaaaaaaaaaagaaattgcgtattaattttttttttttgttttgtctgTTACAGGGTGGACATCATAAGAAAagagtaattattaaattttttttaaaataaaatgtaaaaaaaaaaaaaaaaattatgcattaattttttgttttgttttgtctgTTACAGAACCGAAAAAACCTATGGGAAAAGCaagtaattattgaaaaaaaaataacataatcattaaaaagtatg
This is a stretch of genomic DNA from Aphidius gifuensis isolate YNYX2018 unplaced genomic scaffold, ASM1490517v1 Contig3, whole genome shotgun sequence. It encodes these proteins:
- the LOC122860033 gene encoding phospholipid-transporting ATPase VB-like; translated protein: MLNNGGPRYKRSRLERQMNLDIIWCVLILIVLCIVGAVGCKLWLSTFKTTTSEPFSSDFSNSNYEGILTFLTFVIILQVMIPLSLYVTMEMAKVGQVYHIGHDTELHDPETGRKAECRALNITEELGQIQYVFSDKTGTLTENKMIFRRCIVGGQDYTATS
- the LOC122860032 gene encoding gustatory receptor for sugar taste 43a-like, with translation MSWDARMPRPRFSVSGKNRGNKTQVTMTKPITSDIYQGLFPIYHLSKGLGLLPVRFLSQAFGKYIGRIYTIDIIYGVCLLLLFIGAEIYGLHRDLRDGWVNSTRLKHQTALNVTIGDVFAVALLAAVGVLGAPFRWKYIQEIMTRLSEADEKLSYITPRKTKKFAIILTACALSYLIFISCLDVYSWDRQTKLKRKMPDKGPINYSPIYFLYIQAMMIEIQYTVATYNLNERFLRLNKNLESLLKYSKKMMKTNFHLIRETREQSKLAGYLRSDNETRNVGRAIRTTKISDWITSDGDETRDMVESISQLITVHSSLCDTNILINKAFGLPILQVYNYFGVLFMYLEC